gtgtatgtgcgtgtcctTTAGTATGGCGCTTTCTGCTAAGACATGTTCTCTctttgtacccccccccccccttcctttatTTATCTATCTCCGCCTCATTTTACCCCAACCCCCTCCAGTCTCCTATATCTCTTCAGGCTGTCATGGCGTCTAGGAGGTGACCTCCAGTAACCCTGCTCCCTCTTGACCACATCTCTAATCCCTGGCTGGTCCAGCAACTTCCTGGTAAGTCCTCAGTAGACCGTCCTCTCTGGTCTCCCATAGAGAACATGGCCTGAGGCCATCACACAGAGCCCAGGCCCGAGTGAGGGGAGATGCCAGGTCGGGGTGCTACTGAGAGGTGTACTGGACTGAGAGCAGTCTTCAGGAAGTGATGAGGTAGGGACAGCCAGGATGTTGGTGAATAGAGGCTATATTTAGGCGCCTGCATTCAGGCTGCCCTCAATAAAGATACAGAGAGGAAAGAACACTGTCTCCCAACGACACACATGCATCTCAGCCTCCATAAACATCAGCTCCCAGCcgccgcccccccgcccccccatcaTGTTGCGTTTGGGAGCGACGATTTGcatggttgtcatggttacctgGCAGATGAGCTGAGATAGCATCCATGTCTttatctgtccatctgtctttctgtaACTCTCAGAATGTCGTtattgtctctccatctctctctctctatctctccctctctggaggATGTTGAATTATTTAAGAGTGGATGAAGGAGTAGGAAGCTCTGAATCAGAGCAGAAAGAGCGAGGGATGGggatggagagaatgagggaggtgtggaggtgtccTGTGTTTTACAGAAGGGTGAGTCagcaaagagggagggagagggggagagagcgaggttAAAgatagcttggctgatagaaaGGTACGGTGCCAGAGTGTGTGGTGTCTGATGTCTTGTgctgagggtgggtgggtgtgtgtgtgtgtgtgtacgtgtgtgtgtgtgtgtgtgtgtgtgtgcgtgcgcacgtatgtgcgtgcgtgtgtgcgtattgATTGAGCAGAGAAGGtcgggaggcagagagaagattATCAAACTAGACAAGGAgcagaggaacacagagagagcagacgCCTCTGCTAGAGACTGGAGGACGAGGCTGAAGAGCAGATATGGGAGAGGGCTGTGAGTACCAGCGCCTTCCCTATGCCAGAgatgaggaggacgaggagaaagagacagacagaacagagggaggggcaggcaaGATGGTAAACACCTGGCTGTTGTGTCTGTGCTTCGTCGACCGtatacagagggagggaggggattcAGGGACGCTTTTGTCTGATCGTTTTTTTTGCTTCTGtgttttggggtgtgtgtgtgtgcttgcctctATGTGTAtgcactcgtgtgtgtgtgtgtacgtacatgtgtgtgtgcagatgcagATGCAGGCCGAGGAGGGGACAGAGTggctggtggagctgctggCAGACGTGCAGCTGCAGCAGTACTTCCTGCGTCTCCGCGACGAGCTCAACGTCACTCGGCTCTCCCACTTTGACTACGTCAAGAATGAAGACCTGGAGAAGATCGGCATGGGGCGCCCAGGTGTGtgcctgggtctgtgtgtgtgtgtgtccttagtTCATCTGTTTATTCATCTCTTGATCTCTCAAataagtgttggtgtgtgtttgtgtgatgtgtgcgtatgtgtgatgtgtgtgtgtgatgtgtgtgtgtgttttaggccAGAGGAGGCTGTGGGAAGCAGTTAAAAGGAGGAGAGCTCTCTATAAACGCAAGTCCTGGATGAGCAAGGTACAGCACTACTTActgtgtagacagacagacacacacacacacacacctccgcccactcggtctctgtgtgtgtgtctgaggtggaATCACTCTCAGCTGTAGTCTCTATGTCTGGGTCAACAGGTGTTTCCAGGGAAACGACCCGACGCTGACCTCCAGCAGTCCCTCCCCCATGGGGCCTCATCCTCCCTCGCCCTGCCCACTGACGCATCGCCACCCGGGGCAGCGCTGACCTGTCTGATCAGGGAGGCGGAGCTTCAGATGTTTGAGAGACTGGGAGACGGGACATTTGGAgtggtgaagagaggagagtggaccGGACCCAACGGAcgagtggtgagagagagagggagggagggaaggagggggacagagggagcgaATAGAGTGGGGGGCAGACCAGAGGCCCGTCTCTACAATGTGTGTATTGTCTTCCTCCCTGGTTACTCTGCAATTGAGTTAGCATTATCTGTTAGCCTACTGTCCAGACTCGCACacatccattcattcattctctctctctgtctctctctcctctcccctcttcctttttttctcccttttcaatctatctttcccctcccccactatctcccctcttcctcccccccccccccttcaatctttccctccccctttcaactactccccccccccccctttgatccccccccccctctagttGTCAGTGGCAGTGAAGTGTTTGAAGGGTGGCATGCTGGACTCTGAGGGGCTGGATGACTTCATCCGTGAGGTAAACGCCATGCACTCTCTCAGCCACCAGAACCTCATCCGTCTGTACGGGGTGGTCCTCACCCAGCCCATGAAGATGGTGAGACTCgctgaggtcacacacacacgcacgtacacacatgcacacacacacacacagcaacacacatacagcatgTGACATCACAATTGTTACCTACAGTTTCATACAATGacattgtgtgtgcttgtgtgcgtacgtgtttgtgtgtgtatgtgtgcatgtgtgtgtgtaccaggtgaCAGAGCTGGCTCCTCTGGGGTCTCTGTTGGACCGTCTCAGGAAACGCCAAGGACACATCctgatctcctctctctgtggctACGCCGTGCAGGTACACCAGCACGCAATCACCCTGCCAGTGATAACCCACACTATACAAATCtctaatagtgtgtgtgtgtgtgcgtgtaggtggCTTGTGGGATGTCCTACTTGGAACAGAAGCGTTTCCTGCACAGAGACCTGGCTGCCAGGAACGTGCTACTGTCGACCAATGACACGGTGAAGATCGGAGACTTTGGCCTGATGAGGGCgctgccctcacacacagacacatacgtgATGGAGGAGAGCCACAAGGTCCCTTTCGCCTGGtcagtctgtgggtgtgtgtgtgggtgtgtgtgtgggagtgagtgtgtgtgtgtgtgtgtgtctgtgtgtggggtgcagCGGTAGCTCTCTGGATAAGTGCACgcaccatgtaggctgaggccttaccgcagtGGCCTGGTGTTCGAGTCTAGCCTGGGCCCTTTGCGgccttcccctctctcgctctctctctctctcactccggcGGTCTCCctacctttcctgtcacacttcacgtGCGAACCGTTCACttaccacccccccctcccccttcgtAGGTGTGCACCAGAGTCGTTGAAGACGCGGACCTTCTCCCATGCCTCAGACACCTGGATGTTTGGAGTGACCCTGTGGGAGATGTTCACCCACGGCCAGGAGCCCTGGCTGGGCCTCAACGGCACccaggtacccccccccccccacacacacacacacacacattactacctataaacacacacatattaggGTTACTTGATCTCACCTGTGaaattgtgtgtgcatgcctgtgtgtgtgtgtgtgtagatcctcCACAAGGTGGATGTGGAGGCGGAGAGGCTGAGGAAACCAGATGACTGTCCCCTGGATGTGTACAACGTCATGCTGCAGTGCTGGAGCCCCAAACCAGAGGACAGACCCACCTTCACCGCCCTGAGAGACTTCCTcctggaggtgagaggggagaggggcagcTTGGGGTCCCACTGGTGGAGACCTGGATAGAAACTGTAGACCATGTTCTTTGTTCCTCTGGTTTATGATGTGGCAACGTGTAGCTTCTGTGGTCTCCTAATGGTGGATGTCACTGCTCGTAGAACATGCCCACGGAAATGCGAGCGCTGCAGGATTTCGACGAGCCGGAGAAACTCCAGATCAACGTGAACGACGTCCTCACCATCATCGAGgggaggtcagtgtgtgtgtgtgtttgcatgtttgtccgtttgtgtgcgtgcgtgtacacGTATACACACCCTCCCCAGCCGTTCCTCTCCCTCAGAGCGGAGCACTACTGGTGGAGGGGTCAGGACAGTCGGACTCTGCTGGTTGGTCAGTTCCCTCGTCATGTGGTGACCTCCGTGGCCGGCCTGTCAGCCCGTGACATCAGCAGGCCGCTCAAACACTCCTTCATACACACCGGCCACGGAGACACCGACCCTCACCGGAGCTGGGGGCACGCCGACCGCAtcgacaggtaacacacacacacacacaccacacaacccTGACTGTATGACCCACTCACCATCCACCTACAGTTGCTGCGTctcaccactagatggcagcggTGTGTTATCTCTGGCTGTGTTTCAGCCCAGAACATTCTGTGTGTGCTTCTGACAGAGGTACTGTATGTGTGGGTCAGTGTTTGACtgtacacctcccccccccacacacacacacacagcctgtaccTGGGGAACCCCATGGACCCTCCTGATATCCTGGGAATGGGGCCCTGCACAGTCAGGCCCACTAAACTCCCCAACCGTGCCAAGAGTGAGTTTTCtgccctatacacacacacactcttctaaTCTCCAACACAAAGATATACAGGGTCTTGTTgtgtaaaactctctctccctctgcccccctctgcccccccccccagagcagcccccccctcgtcctccacagCCTGCTATGCTGCTGAAGAGTGAGTCTCCTACGCTAGCTTCCCTTTAATACTGCTGCTGATCCATTTAGAAGGATCTGgaatattttgtgtgtgtgtgtgtagagcccTTCTATGACTCGGTGCTggacgatgatgatgaagacTCCGGAGCCTCGTCAGGGCTGAAGAGGCTGGGCGTGTCCCTGGGCCTGAAGCTCCGCCCCTGGGAGGGGCCAGGCGTGAGGTCAGCCCGTAGCGAGGTCTCGCTCATCGACTTCACTGACGACAGCTTCAGCTCGGCCACGCCCTCGCCGCTCACGGAGACACACCCACTGGACCAAGACACCCTTCATGTGAGGAAGGTGGGGTGGAGCTccgtggttagagcatttggctACAGATCAAGAGGTTACTGGTTCAAATCCCCTGCTGCATTGTACAATGCTTTGTTTtcaggcgtctgctaaatgaatctttaaaacatttttattattgTATCCAAAGGTATTATGGAAACATCAGCAGTATTATCTCTCTTTAGGACACTCCCTCCATCCTGGACTGGCCCCTCCCACTTCCTGCCTATGACGAGGTTGCGCAGGAGGACCAAGACCAATCAGAGGACCATGAGGTGCGCTCCATCAACACGGGATTGGCTGGGGATACGCTGGCTCTACCCAGCGtcacaggagaggggagatacGAGTCTCAGTCAGCTGATCTGTTCCAGGAGctacagagagaggtgggatgtgaacacacacacacacacgcacacacagtctttTACGATCACTCATCACTAATCTGGAGGCAGAGTTTGTGTTTTAACTCTCTTCTCTGGCTGGCCCGCAGGTGATGGTGAAGCTGCAGGTTCCCATGGCGACCGGacgctccctcccctcctcccccctccccctggcccccgccgccccccacAGACAGATCTACCTGCCCCCgacctcctactcctcctcctatgACGACAGACCCGTCCTCCCGCCCCGCACCCCCGTGCCCCCCATGCGCCCCTCCAAGATCACGCCGCAGGCCTGGCCGCACCCTCGCACCAGCTCCATCTCCCTGGGCGACCGGGAGAACACGCCCCCTCAGATCCCGCCCCGGGACCACGCCCTCTCCCAGCCCGCttcccgctcctcctcccctctccccctggtgccccccttctctgtctccccccagtcctcctcgcctctctccatccctcctccccccctctccatctccccccgtCAGAGGGCCAGCCTCTGCTGTGTCGGCCCCCtcagctccctcctctcctcctccccctcctcctctccaccgccctcctctctgtcctccaggctcacggtggcccctccccccagctcctcaTTGGACCCCTTCTCGGAAGGCCGGGGCCTGTCGATGTTGGTTGACGGCTCGCAGAGTtcagtcccctcccctctgcccgaTCGCCCCGCCTACCTGGAGAGGTACGGAGCAAACATGGCTGCCGTCAAGCCCATGATGCACCAGCAGCCAGGCAGCGCCAAGCCCAACTCctcctacaacaacaacaacggaaGGACTACAGCTCCTAGCATgcaacacagcatcacagaggTGAGTGAGGCGCTAGTTCCAATGCGGTGTCGAAATGAATAAACAGGTGTCGTGGGACGGCATTAGTTATTTACGTGTGTGCATAACTGCATTTGTGTACGTGTGgatgcttgcgtgtgtgtgcgtgtgtgtgcgtgtgtacttgcatgtatttgtgtgtgtgtgtgtgcaggtgcaggAGGCTGTACATGGTGTTACAGTGGAGGAGTGTGAAACTGCCCTTCAGAGCCACAATGGAAATATCCCCCAGGCCGTGCGTCATctaaaggtacacacacacacacacacacctatgcatGAGTTGTAAAAGCACTACACCTCACACGCTCCAGTCCTGACTAGTTAGTCGCGAGCACGTCTCTGTTGTAGGTTCAACAGCTGTTTCGTCTGGGCTTGCGTTCACGGCTGGAGTGTCAGGAGGTTCTAGAAGGTTGCCAGTGGAACCTGGAACAGGCCAGCACCCTTGTACTGGAGTCATACAGCCGGAACAGGTACACAccaacataaacacaaacacacatgtcagTCTTTGGGCTGCCCTACCTATCTTAAATCTCTCTTTTTACTTCTCGGCTCTCACCTCcatcgctttctctccctctgtccctccctcctctctctgtcttcatctctctgtcccctatCGCTCTTTCTCAGGCAATGAAGACATAGGACCAGAGCTGCATCCTTCCCTGCACCATCCAGGCTTCCCGTGGACCCCAggacctgccccccccacccccacccaccccccctggCTCTGTGTGGTGGTCACACACGCATGCTCTGCCTTACTTCCTGCGGACAACAACTGAAACATTCATAGGTTACCCTGAACACCCTGGACTTGAAACATTGATATTTATTCTTTGGATATTTAAGGATTATTTATGTGGCCGCAAGTAGTTTCACCTCAGAGTGTGATTAGTAGAGGAGCctgcactttgtgtgtgtgtgtgtgtctgtgtgtgtgtgtgcgtgtgtgcatgtgaaagagagagagagagacagtgagcagTGTAAATACCCATGCCTTTTAACTGTTTTGAATTGCTAAGATCAGGGATTAATGAGAAGACGTACTGTTTTACACAGAGGTAATTGTGTAAAAGTATTTAGCCATTTGGGATACATAGTGATGCAGACATTCACAAAGTATTTCACTCCAAAAacactactgtactgtatatgggGTAGACAATGGTGTAGTAAGGGTGAAGGTCTTCACAATAATGACGGATTTCATCTTCAGGAatgttatcattattatatcaaATCTTCTTAGATGCTGCATGTTATTTAGAATGTTTTAAGTTGGCATGTATAGCCACTATTGGATTGTATAGAACAGTTTTGGATGGATGCTGTTTTGGAATCAAATGTCAAAAGACTACACTACTGAAGAAAAGGAAACAGAGTCTCTGAATGGAATATAAAAACTGAATACATATGGAGAATGTCAAGTCAAGGACCTATAGTGATAAATGAGCTTCTTTGTCCCATGATGCACCTGTGCTCCACACTTCATAATGGTAGTGTATACCTATTAGTAGGTGGGGAAAGAAATCAGCAAAGTATGATTTAAAAATCGAACCGGTGTTGAAAGTGGGTGATCATTCATACATACATGCTAAAGCAATCATATACCGTAATATAGATCTTTCCTATATGGAAGGTCAAGCTATCATAGGgtggtgagtgtatgtgtgtgtttgttatacAATGTGGTTGATGGCAGAATAGCATATCTCATAGAATGAGATGctattaaataaatgtttttataaTAAATTGCGTTTTGAATCATTCTCACATTCGTTAAATATACGTTGGTGAATAAaggcacatacacattcacaagattactctcacacacacagacacacacacagacacacacccactagCTAAAGAAACAGATCCCTGAGCAGCAGAGTTCAGCCTATATACTCAGCCTTGCACTTCTTACTGCTGGAGTAAGCACTGTTCCCTgtcttgcgcacacacacacacacactgccagtgtgGGAGTTTCCTGTCACTGTAAGGTATTACAGTAGTCTCACTCCTTGACTCAACCCCCACGGTGAAAGTGAGAAAATCATGTTTGGATCATATAAGTCATGCAACCATTTCTATTACAAAGACAGAGATCAATGACGCCAGACTgcacaccatgtgtgtgtgttagatgtgTGTAGTGCACTAGCTTTGATTTTAGAGTGCCTAGAGAATTTATCTATCCAGTAATTCCCTTCCTGGTCAACTCAATATCAGACTCATTCAGATAAATAGCGATGATAGATTGCTCAGGTCTCACCTGCATTCTTACAGAGAACATTGATCAGCAGAAGAAGTGTAGCTTTTACAATTGATTCCTAAATTGAATAACCGAACAAATGAGAACAATAATCCATGTTTATACATCCAGTAAAGAGTTTTTGGAAAATTGCCCtgcgtgtgtaggtgtgagggggggggggggggtggggggggggggggggcggaggggaggaATACAGGACAGCCACCAGCTAACTGTGTGGCACTAGTAAACTCGTTTCACCATCTCTTATTCCCTCTGCCTGTGTGAGCTGGAAGGCAGGCATCAGGACAGAGGTGGACGGAGGCATGCTGGTGGCCTGTGTTTCCTCCAGCCAACTCCTCTAATGAATGACATGGAACAGTTCAGCAGCtgaaagacaacacacacacacacacacataaggcacacacacacacacacacacataaggcacacacacataaggcacacacacataaggcacacacacataaggcacacacacagtacacactggATAGCTTTTGCTTCTCTTGTAGccttgtctcactctctttctctctttctccctcttgttATCTGTTTCTCTAACACAAACATtctgggagagagatgaagccaAGCTAGGCACACATGACCAATCAAAGGATGGATCATTAGGCACAGTTGAGGGGGTAGGATCTGTTCTGACAACAATTCCGCCCCAGTACAACTCTCAGACACCGGACCAAGAAGGATGTGGGAAATGggactttcacacacacacatacacatacatatacactcacactgCTAAACAAGATCAGATCAAAATCAGTAAACTaatgtagtggaaatgttggtcatatgcatagatgtatgtgtatgaaatctataatcttctatgttcattggtaagagacaggaaggcaagataattaagttgagttcaaaggaatgtgaggtgctgatggctctgtgggcagcttgccctgggggatgggtgaagcatcttatatggccttctgtcctctggttactgtaaggggtcaatgagacagttgctctgaactttggctagaaggactgtgtcctgtttcattgtttgtgttaattaaaagtattgtttgaagatggtcacacaaaggacagttgaccatctgactggtcaacccctgtggctttattatctactgctctggagagagctgtgacatcaaagaaccttgggacactggacacttggtattgtgttaagctgtcactaagttgagttagccaatcacagagtttgctacattgattgattgaccatatagaatgccatttgatcttaagtttatataaggcagtgcatgtgtgctggctgatcatcactcctgcgaacgacctgtgtggatggcacacctccttcgctgtgattgatcagcaaagctttgtttatgtaattgtatagtctaataaattgtattaaaaccatatcccttgactattcagatctacacagtgccactcgaattcttccttaacactAAACTGAAAGAAAGATTGAGGGAGGGAACACAAATAGACAGATGTCTTTTCTGTCGAAGATATAGAGACATCCCAGCCAATCATGTCTAGCTAAAGCAGAGGGAACGTGAGACTACTGTCTGGCGGGTCAAAAATGCTGTTCCTCCAGAAACTCACTTTACCAAAATGAAATGAAGTCATGATAAGACTCCCTAACTCTGCAAGACAGGGTTATCATAAtaatgacaaaaacaaatatcCCAAGTCAAGTCAATTGTTTGATCCCACTAGGGGATATTTGTTTGTAGACaggtattaaaacacattcaatccatcaTAAAATACAACAGAAACAGCATCCCTGACAccacacaaagacaaaacacaatacagtacaatacagtaGAAGGATCACTTAATGTTGAAAACACAGAATATGTTCCGTCCATGAATACTTCATGCCATTCATTTATGCATATTTAGCCTCCCaatagcaaaacaaacaaaagagtcCCCAAATATTTCTGTTCTGTGTGGGAGCTCTATACCTCCTTCCTGAAGGCAAGAGCTCAAACTCCCCCTTCAAGGGATGGTCAGTACAAGCCAATATGGCCTGGGTCTTCCTTGCTCCCAATATGTGACAGCTGCCATCTGAGATGCTTTGCACATACAGAATGTTCTGTACACATGCTAATAACGTTCGGTTGATTTCATGCTAATAAAGGGGTTTAAATTTAGAATtgaatttgagtgtgtgtttgtgtgtgtggagcggggggggggggtggagggggcggggttaTAAGCTGAGTGAACCAATTGGGAtagaagaggaagacaggatTTCAGTGCATTGGTCTTCCAGCCTGGTCACAGGCCCTCTGTGTGCTCTCCTCACCTTCATGTCGTCACTACTGTTTTAGATGACAGATCAATGCTCCTGATCGTTCCTTGCTATTAGCTATTTAACCCTTAACCCCCAACCATTGATCCCAATTGGATTTCATTAAGTTTTATTTGAAAAAAAGACGAGTCAAAACAAGTTACTGACCGAAAAAAAGAGTTAGAGCTagagaagggggaagaagagggagagagagactgactcaTGCTTGAACCGGACAGAAATCGATGGCTCAAATAgaggagaaaatgtgtcctccCAGTAGAACAGTATGAGGggcggagaggagagatggcagggggagagagagcggagagaggagagatggcagggggagagagaggggagagaagagagatggcagggggagagagaggggagagaagagagatggcagggggagagagaggggagagaggagagatggcagggggagagagaggggagagaagagagatggcagggggagagagaggggagagaagagagatggcagggggagagagaggggagagaggagagatggcagggggagagaggagagatggcagggggagagagggatgacgggaggagagatggcagggggagagagaggggagagatggcaggggagagagggatgaggggaggagaaatggcagggggagagagaggggagagaggagagatggcagggggagagagaggggagagaggagagatggcagggggagagagaggggagagaggagagatggcagggggagagagaggggagagaggatagatggcaggggggagagaagagagatggtggggggtggaagaagggagagatggggagagaggagacaagatCTAGCAGGGGGGATGGcggaggagaaaaaaatggTTCCCTTTAAAAATCTCCAGTGTGTCCTTATGTGAGGTTCTGGTCATGCAATGGGTGTGcatgtacattgtgtgtgtgtgtgtgtgtgggtgtgtgtatgtttgtgacaGTGTGTATGAAATTTTCCTGCAGTGAAATAAGATGTTCTCATCGTCTGTACGGGAGGTTTAGATGGTCTCTCTTTAGATATGAGCTTCAAAGAAAAACTCCCCCACCTACAGTATGCTCATGACATAGTCGcactaacatacacacaaacacatacacacttattaGTGATGAGAAGCAGACAGCATATTAATGTAGCACATCATTCAGATTAATGACACTCTTCAAATACTGTCCTCCTCACTTGCgcgctctccctccttccctcgctccctccctccctgccccccctaccccctcctctttctcagtGTCGCTTCAGGTCATCTATTttattctctctgcctccccattttcctccatcctcccaggatcaaacatgtcacacacacagacacacatgcatacacacacacacacacgcacatctccTTTAACCAGGCTGACGTCCTTGGGGAccggaggaggagctgcagctgTAGCTGTGACTCTCTAAGTGCCTCTGGGTCGGAGCCTGCCTCCACCCTGGAGGCCTCCAGTGGCCATGTTCAGACCACGGTTGGAGGTTATCCTGTCGTGTATCGGACATTTGAGTCTATAAAAGAGTGTGAAGAGGGCCTATGAGCtcttaggagtgtgtgtgtgtgcgtgtgtgcatgtgcgtgtgtgtgggtgatggagaCCGAT
This genomic stretch from Hypomesus transpacificus isolate Combined female chromosome 8, fHypTra1, whole genome shotgun sequence harbors:
- the tnk2a gene encoding activated CDC42 kinase 1 isoform X5, producing MQMQAEEGTEWLVELLADVQLQQYFLRLRDELNVTRLSHFDYVKNEDLEKIGMGRPGQRRLWEAVKRRRALYKRKSWMSKSLCLGQQVFPGKRPDADLQQSLPHGASSSLALPTDASPPGAALTCLIREAELQMFERLGDGTFGVVKRGEWTGPNGRVLSVAVKCLKGGMLDSEGLDDFIREVNAMHSLSHQNLIRLYGVVLTQPMKMVTELAPLGSLLDRLRKRQGHILISSLCGYAVQVACGMSYLEQKRFLHRDLAARNVLLSTNDTVKIGDFGLMRALPSHTDTYVMEESHKVPFAWCAPESLKTRTFSHASDTWMFGVTLWEMFTHGQEPWLGLNGTQILHKVDVEAERLRKPDDCPLDVYNVMLQCWSPKPEDRPTFTALRDFLLENMPTEMRALQDFDEPEKLQINVNDVLTIIEGRSVCVCVCMFVRLCACVYTYTHPPQPFLSLRAEHYWWRGQDSRTLLVGQFPRHVVTSVAGLSARDISRPLKHSFIHTGHGDTDPHRSWGHADRIDSLYLGNPMDPPDILGMGPCTVRPTKLPNRAKKQPPPRPPQPAMLLKKPFYDSVLDDDDEDSGASSGLKRLGVSLGLKLRPWEGPGVRSARSEVSLIDFTDDSFSSATPSPLTETHPLDQDTLHVRKDTPSILDWPLPLPAYDEVAQEDQDQSEDHEVRSINTGLAGDTLALPSVTGEGRYESQSADLFQELQREVMVKLQVPMATGRSLPSSPLPLAPAAPHRQIYLPPTSYSSSYDDRPVLPPRTPVPPMRPSKITPQAWPHPRTSSISLGDRENTPPQIPPRDHALSQPASRSSSPLPLVPPFSVSPQSSSPLSIPPPPLSISPRQRASLCCVGPLSSLLSSSPSSSPPPSSLSSRLTVAPPPSSSLDPFSEGRGLSMLVDGSQSSVPSPLPDRPAYLERYGANMAAVKPMMHQQPGSAKPNSSYNNNNGRTTAPSMQHSITEVQEAVHGVTVEECETALQSHNGNIPQAVRHLKVQQLFRLGLRSRLECQEVLEGCQWNLEQASTLVLESYSRNRQ